Part of the Athalia rosae chromosome 2, iyAthRosa1.1, whole genome shotgun sequence genome, GTAAAAAACGACTCGCTATAGGGTCGCAAGTGAGGCAAAGACGAATGTACAAAGTAGCTAAAAACAACCAACGCTACAAATTTAACCGCTGGGGTCGTTAATCTTTTTCAAAGATAGCGCGACGTATTATACTCATACCTACGCGATATTCGaatagaatttatttatcccgCTTCGATTACGAAAATACGGCGCTGGTATTTTTTCAGCGCCGCAGGTGACGGGGACCGTACTCTGGACCCGGGGAAGAGCTaatattttcccatttttttctccctcgcaGAGCGTTCCCAAGCCCGTAGAGGCCCCGATTTGCCCACCTACGTCATCGGAGCCGCCGGCGCCGCGAAAGCAAAGCAAGATCACGATCATCCCGTCACAGCCGAACAACCCCCAAAATCAGTCGACGCCTCCGACGAACACCAGACCCAGGGAAAATGGCAGACACGAGGCCCAGACGAGACCGCAGTTGGAACGACAAATCCGAGTCGAAAAATCGAGGTCCAGAGCGGACGTCGTTCCCTTATCGAAAAGCGAGAGCACGACCGGTAAGGATGCGCATGTGTCGCTTTCGAAGCCGTGAGATTTGAATGTTTTCATCGAGGGTTTGCGTCGATCGGGCGGCGTGCGAGCGATTTTTCGTACTTGTTACGTTGATAGACGGGAAAAAGGTGTGTGAACTTAAACGCAGTGCCGCATATTAGGATGTCGGTAGCCATATAGTGTGCGTGTAATACATACGAACGTATAGCAAAAGGTTTCAAGGTCGAAGCCAGGTCGTGACTCGTTGACGATTTACGAAGTGTGTCGATTTTTCAGATACGACCGGAAGCTCAAGCTCCAGCTCCAGCTGCTGCCGCGAGTCTGCGGAGATAAAGCAATTTCATGTAGCAACTGATGTATCACGATCGTACATAGCGTGGATTTATATATAACGCGTGCAAAGAATCGGTAGAAATCACAATACGCgcttttaaataaaattaggaAATACAGAACAAAGCGAGTGATTGACGGGTTTGGATTCTTAATCCGTGATTTTCGGACTGACGTAGAGTAGTATCGATACGCGTCTGCGAAAGGTAATTGCGTAGTTGGAAGTAACATTGTTTGTCGTCCTGATtcgagaaggagagagagagagacacgtACGATTAGACCTGTGATTTTTAAACGTAGCTATAAATACCGCCATTAGCCGATGTTCGATCGGACCTGCGACGTATAATTGAAAGAGCGCGATTCAGTTCCGTGTTCGCTGGCCCGGCGAATGTAGTCGAATTGTACGTGCAGGGGCGCGATTTTTTACCGCGGTATACCGATTTttaatcgaacgaattttcacGCCCTCTGTACACAGGAGCGCCGACCTTGTCGAAAAGCTCATCGAGGGCGGCGATCCCTCCGCCACCCCCGCCCAGGCCGCCTCCTCCGCCCCCAGCCAGAGTTATCCTCAAGGATTTGCCACCCTTGAGCGATCGGCAGAAAAAAGTTTTGGAGGCGTTGAAATCGAGGCCGAGAAAACGACCGGATTGGGCATGCATGATGAAAGAGGTCGAGAGCGAAAGGAAGTTGAAACACGTTGTTTGTAACGACAGGAGCGCTCCGATTTTAGAAAGGGTAAACAAAGTCGCCGAAGACCCCGCGGGTGAGTTGAGTTTTCACGAATTTTGGCGAAAGATGTTGTCGGTTATTCGTAGGTAGACAAAAGTTTcggtttcatttcgtttttgttccttttttttttttcaatttttttttcgggataTATTCCAGGCAATGCCCATTTTGTGTTCGAATCAGAGAAGTCGAACATGCACAACAAGCTGCTGCAACAGATCCAGTCGGGGGTGAAGTTAAAGAGCGTGAAAACTAACGACCGGTCGAAACCGGTGTTACAAGGACTGAGGAAATTCCGTAGGCAAATGACGATCGAAGAACAAATTCAAAAGGCTGAAGTAGCCCCCGTAGACGAGGTGGTTCCCGACGAGATGGATGACATCGACGCGGTACGCGACGATCTTCAAAGTACCAAACAGATGCTCGCTCTTGAACTGAGAAATAAAGAGGCGGTCGAGAGAGAGAACAAAAGATTGCAGGCGAGACTTTTGAATTTAGAGGTAGAATTGGAACGCGAAAGGTCCCAGAAAACTGTTCAAGAGTACAAAAAGCAAGATGAGAAACTGGCGGAGTCGTTGAGGCTGGAAGCCCAACAGGCGAGACAGGACGCGGAACGTCTGGAGAAGGAGTATGCGGCCGTTGCGGAGGAAAAAGATAAGGCGAAGAGCGAActggaagaaatgaaaaaaatgtacgccGCGTTGGAGAGACGCATGAAAGCCGGTAAGTTGCGGCATTTATGAATATAGCAATTTATTATATGCAAACATTTTCACAAGTTGCAAACTCTAGGTATActcgaaatttcaaagatcGGACGGCACCACCCTTACAGATATTATTTGGAAAACCTCTCAGAATACTATCGCACGTGAAACATTTAAAAAttggtcaaatttttattaattatatttcccCCCTAATCCCTGAATCCCGCGAATATAGTCGTAGAGTCTGACCCGTCAAACCCTAGATCAGATTCCAATTCAGAGTTAGAAGTAGATGAGAGCGCGGACACGTCCTGGTCCAATGTTTCAGGCATGGCGTTAGCTGGTTGCCCAAGCGCTAAGGATGTTGCCAAAATAGCTTCTCAAAAGAGTATAGATCAACCTGAATACGAgagcgaagaagaggaagaagaaagcagcgaagaagaggaagatgTCGACCCAAAGATAGCAGCTGAGAAACGTGTACAACGGGAGCTGAAGCTGCTCATTACCAAGATCAAAACGTTCAAGTACGTCCTGCGCATCGGGTTTATGGCGTACATGTTGTAATGTAATTGAGAAGTTTTGATACATTATTctgttacatttttcaaataacagGGACAAAGCAGCAAATGCAAAGAAAGAACGGCATGCGCTGCGCGAGCAGATCAAACAGCAGCAGAAATTattaaaagaggaaaaaaagaagttcaaAGGACTGCAGAAAGAGGTAGACAAAATGGCTAAACTTATgcacgaagaagaagatgaggaggaaacagaggaagaagaagaggaagaagaggaaagcgAGGAGTCTGATGAGGAATCAGAGTCCGAAGAgtcagaaaatgaagaagaatctGAAAGCGACGACGAGAACGCTCCGGTAGAAAATCGCAAGAATGTATTACAGGTAATATTATTGCGAGTTGCTCATGCAAAGATCAATTAGTTTGGTTATCCGACAAACCAGTCAGCAGCTTACCCTTGTCCTAACTCCAATTTCTGTGTTATTGTCTCAGGGACAAGTGAAGAAGCACGAAGGGCGTCTAGCGACCTTGAAGAAAGGTAACTACCTATTGAAGGCAACTGTGGATCGTTTGAAAGATGATTTAGCAAGGCAACGTGAAGAAAGCATTACTTTACAAGAAGATTTAGACTCTGTCTTAGCAGAGCTAGGCTGATACTTTGCGAATAGTCCAAAACatactatacacatacatacataaatactcaaataataatagtaacgataaaattataaataacacaagaaaaaacaaacgatacATACATTATTACACGCTAACATACTGTATTCATTATTCACTTTGTGATTAGAGCCATTTAATCTTGTGATTAAAAATCGAACTCGACtacaaaaaaatcagaaggtgTAATcagcacaaaaaaaaacctcagaAAGACCAAACTTTTTCGCACAGTTGAAATTTGGACTAATCCTGCGGCAACACCCCGGAATTATTGACCAAAATAGTCAAGatgtgttggaaaaaaaagggattgGCTTCATGAGgtgaataatatatacatacgcagtAGCCAAAATACGAGCGTAGACGTCGCTTCATGAGgtgaataatatatacatacgcagtAGCCAAAATACGAGCGTCGACAGACGATTAAAACTCCATATACACGTAATTTTAACTAGCTAATACTCAACATATTTATATTGACGAGGCTATTGTATTTTGATTTTGCAATTGAACTgtaagatattttttaataaagaaTATTGGCTGTTGACCTAACGCTCTTATTTCGAGGCTAAATGTACGCCGGCACTGAAAATCATTTCCACTCACATTTTTCTCAACTCGGGAGACCTCTCACCTTTAAGAGCAGTCCTTAAGCCCCTGCGTATATTTTGCACGGATTATGAAATATATTGTAACACTTTGACACAAATTACTAATTACATTATCGGCGAAACAAAGTAATGTGCGATCTAAACGAACAACTTATTTATAGACGGTTAACGACGCCATAGCTGTTTGAAATATCGGTACTACCAACGTTATCGGACAAAACTCTCTAGcaaccttcattttttttcttgctatGAGCATTGGCGTCACCATCAAACTTCCACGGAAGAATATGCGTCGCGGCAACAAACTAACGcgagtttcaaatttttaaatctagTGATCTGACAAAAACTAATTTGTTCTTCGTCCGGTTGTTTGATGATGGTAAAGAGAGACTTATGCAGACGCCTATATTCAATTACTCTTATTGAAATTACGCTTACGAATGATCATCCAGACGGTCACGAAATttagtaattaaaaattacgttTGGGAACCAAGGTATTGCTATGTCTATTTATAAGTTAGAGACGTTACATAGTATTACATCATAAATTGCTTGCTTTTGCATTagttattaaaataatattttccaatcaaaCAATGTTGATTCTGTCAGTGGTGAATGGTAAGTTTTTCAATGCAACCAATGCATGTAAACACATGCTTTATTATACTCTTGTAGATTATGTGCTCTGGCAAGTAAGCTATATATGGTTGAAAACTGAATCaagatataattattttcatctggGATTAGGTACTTGAATGTTAAAATAcacgtttctttttataaatacattttaaactaattaaaaagaaaagattaacCTGGTCATCGGATACTTTGATCCGTAGAAACCACTTGGCGTAATACTTAAGTTTCTAACAACGAATGCTAAATACaacataagtatacatatgtatatcactGTTTGATACCTTAATGAGTAAATATGAACTTAAGTTTTAAGTTCTTTGATTACAGTCTACTGATCACACTTTCATACAAATAAGTATTTGTATCTCGATTCACGATTACAGCGTCCAttagccattttttttttcatttcacaatcATCGGGATCAAATAAGGAAGGAATACAACTGAGGAATAATCTTCATAACAGATATCATAATTTAcataacttgaaaaaaaaaaactcgttagCAGCTATTTTGCGACTATTATTCTTCATTAAAAAAGACATTTGTGATGATCATGAGAAGATGTGGGAAAAAGTGTTCGGTTCGCGATGTGCATATAAATCATAACAtatcattttaaaaaaaaattccatacgCGTAAAAATACAACGGATCTTATACGACTAACAGCCACCGAGCTTTTACTTGTTCACCTTTTCCTCAACAAGTTTAACGTCGGTAACGTGTAAGTTGTGTACACTTTTAGCAGCAAACTTGATAACAGCTTGCGTAGAAACTTGAGTGATGTGTCTTAGGTCTAACCTTTTCAATGCTTTACACCTGCTAAGGTGATCAAGAGTGGCTTCCGTCAGAAGCTTACAGTTGGACAGGTTCAAAGAAATCAAATTGGAGAGCATTTGAGCTGGAGCCGTAGTTAGCTGAGCAACACCGGCATCTGAAACTCTTCCGCATGACGATAAGTCTAAATATTCGATATACGGTAAATGTTGAGCGATATATCTCAGCGCTATGTCAGTTATATCGCAGCCAGCCAGAGAGAGAGTTTTTAAATGTTTTAAACGTGATGTCTTGTCAACTAAACCTGGTCTGGAGTCGGTGGGAGGGCTTAAAACTTCTCTTAAACTAGCATCATTCAGACCTGAAACGTGACTCAAATCAAGACTCAATAGCGGAGGGCACGCACAAGTCTTCAGTGCACATACACTGGACCAAGCACAACCATGTAGAGATAAAATTCTCAGTTGGGGCAGTCTATCCAGCAGCCAAGCCAACTGTCTTTTTGTAACGTTTGTCCAATCAAGACATAAGTTCTCGGGCTGTCTCCGAGCAATACCTGTTAAATGGGTGGCGAGCAAACGCATGTGAGCCATATCCATTCGTTTCCATAAAGTTGGATCGACGCTGAACCGAGCCCACGTTCTACAGACCGATGCACAATTAGCTAAATCTTTCATACTTAAGAACCTAAACACAGCCAGCATCGCTGTTTTGTCATATACTAAAACCTGGCCATTGACGTCTGATCTGGATTTCGTTGCTGGGGGTAGCTGCATAGGCCTTACTACTACGTGCGGCCTCTTTAACGATTTACTAGTCGAACCTGTCAACTGTATAGCCAGCTGTGTACGTAATGCCGTACGCTGTTCGCCTTCAGCTGGTTCCCGGTCGTTCCAAGGctgtggaaaaattatttttcaaccgtttACAGATCACTCAACACTAAATATCACATGAATTATACTCTCCAGGTATCAAAAGCAGAAATaaagggaataaaataagCTCACCTCAGTTGGATCCAATCGATGTCGTTTACTGGGAGTCGTAGCCCTCTCGGAGTCAGTGGTAGGTGCGGAAGATGCTCCACTGGAAACAGAGATTTTTCGAGAACGCGCTTTGAAATGTCGGGGTTTGTAGTCGAGGTGTCTACCGCTTTCACAACACTCAGGGCATTCCCAACTGTTGGGGAGATCCTCGTTCGCCAGTCCACCTTGACCAGCATCTGGCAGACAATCTGGATGCACGATATCGTAGCAAACTGAACACTCCATCAGAGTTGAAGGCGCAGTTGACGTTGGTTTCCCTATAAAAAAGGATTTGTCAGGTTAATACATATAAGGAATTATATGAGAGCAAACGTAACCTACacgaatttagaattttttaaaaatacccATAAGTGGTGCTGGTTGCAGTTTCCATCCGTCGAGAAGACAAACTTTACAGGCAGCTGTCACAGGTAGCATCGGTCTCAAACACTGTCTCATATGGCATGTTTGCTTAGCCCTACCCGTACCACCAAACTTGACCATATCGTGGCAGAATGCACATTCTCCGCAATCTGACCTAGTACACGCCTCACATTTCTTGCATCTAGTACGTCTTCTTCGGGGAACTCCTGGCTTACTTTCCTTCAAACCATCCGATTTGTCTTGCGATTGCTGCCGTTGGAACTTAGTGTAACTCTTTTTGTTGGTTCGGAGACGTTCCTGcagtgacgaaaaaaaaaagtttggatTAACTTGTTGAAAAGAACTATTGGAAGGACGCTGCAAATgttattaaagaaaaattactctGTCGGCAATGGTCATTGCTGGTGGAGGTGGCAGTACTGGACATCCTGTGACAGCTGCATCGGGATTATCATGCCTATGTTGTTCCACGAGGCACCTAACGTCGTGAATCAGTGCTACTGGATCCCTTATGAGCTCAGGAACATTTTTCTTTGTAGAAGGAAGGGAATGCAGGTACATGACGATCGCTTTCAGGCCATGCAATTCGAACGGTGTTAGATGCACGTGTTGATGAGGTTTGTTAATTTGATGCAGACTCACATCCTGAATATCCAAATGACTTCTGTCTAACAACACATGGACATATCGTTCCAGAACATACCTGTAATAGATCTGGGAATTTAATATTGAAAGGGGTATGACATTCTGCATAGTAGTCccaacaaaattatttcaatattagCAGCCAAAGACATGTTAGGTTTTCAGCTCACCATAGCATCTCGGTGAAGAACGGATAGCGAAACTTCTGAGGAACCTTTGTATGTTCTTCAACTTGGGCAACTTTCAGTTGTTTTTCGATACCGAAACTGTGCAGGAAGTTACCCCCAAAAACCAGAGAATCCTGAGGTGTGTAGACAGCGTGAATCCAGCCCGTCGGAATGAATAATGTCATTCCTGCGGAGAGACTGATTCTGCCACATCTGTCTACCATGTCACCAAAAAATACATCTGATTGTTTGCCGCTTAATACCCATTGCTGATAGGATGCGAGGTTTTTTTCGGTGGGAGGTATCAGCcagaatatttttccaccacGAAGTATGTGGTACCATACACTGGTCCCCCCAAAA contains:
- the LOC105692337 gene encoding jmjC domain-containing histone demethylation protein 1 yields the protein MSAMADDPAAMPRRRQLRERTRKYYTDDWTLGDEDIEGRRTFQLDEKIVCDRYDLCNFAGLFREMTGSELTLNYLQKHGLVIPLLFKDKTGLGLRVPSSNFSINDVRTCVGSKRILDVMDVNTQKNEDMTMKEWQKYYEDPNKDRLLNVISLEFSHTRLENYVQSPTVVRQVDWVDVVWPRHLKDAQVEATNLLEDMMYPKVQKYCLMSVKGCYTDFHVDFGGTSVWYHILRGGKIFWLIPPTEKNLASYQQWVLSGKQSDVFFGDMVDRCGRISLSAGMTLFIPTGWIHAVYTPQDSLVFGGNFLHSFGIEKQLKVAQVEEHTKVPQKFRYPFFTEMLWYVLERYVHVLLDRSHLDIQDVSLHQINKPHQHVHLTPFELHGLKAIVMYLHSLPSTKKNVPELIRDPVALIHDVRCLVEQHRHDNPDAAVTGCPVLPPPPAMTIADRERLRTNKKSYTKFQRQQSQDKSDGLKESKPGVPRRRRTRCKKCEACTRSDCGECAFCHDMVKFGGTGRAKQTCHMRQCLRPMLPVTAACKVCLLDGWKLQPAPLMGKPTSTAPSTLMECSVCYDIVHPDCLPDAGQGGLANEDLPNSWECPECCESGRHLDYKPRHFKARSRKISVSSGASSAPTTDSERATTPSKRHRLDPTEPWNDREPAEGEQRTALRTQLAIQLTGSTSKSLKRPHVVVRPMQLPPATKSRSDVNGQVLVYDKTAMLAVFRFLSMKDLANCASVCRTWARFSVDPTLWKRMDMAHMRLLATHLTGIARRQPENLCLDWTNVTKRQLAWLLDRLPQLRILSLHGCAWSSVCALKTCACPPLLSLDLSHVSGLNDASLREVLSPPTDSRPGLVDKTSRLKHLKTLSLAGCDITDIALRYIAQHLPYIEYLDLSSCGRVSDAGVAQLTTAPAQMLSNLISLNLSNCKLLTEATLDHLSRCKALKRLDLRHITQVSTQAVIKFAAKSVHNLHVTDVKLVEEKVNK
- the LOC105692338 gene encoding DNA ligase 1-like isoform X1, whose protein sequence is MPAPGGRQQQQQQQQQQQQPSQRTTFRPPWVKEGPNPLPMPAAPWTLNSRRESKTTSEEPPAFTKVTLKSVPKPVEAPICPPTSSEPPAPRKQSKITIIPSQPNNPQNQSTPPTNTRPRENGRHEAQTRPQLERQIRVEKSRSRADVVPLSKSESTTGAPTLSKSSSRAAIPPPPPPRPPPPPPARVILKDLPPLSDRQKKVLEALKSRPRKRPDWACMMKEVESERKLKHVVCNDRSAPILERVNKVAEDPAGNAHFVFESEKSNMHNKLLQQIQSGVKLKSVKTNDRSKPVLQGLRKFRRQMTIEEQIQKAEVAPVDEVVPDEMDDIDAVRDDLQSTKQMLALELRNKEAVERENKRLQARLLNLEVELERERSQKTVQEYKKQDEKLAESLRLEAQQARQDAERLEKEYAAVAEEKDKAKSELEEMKKMYAALERRMKAVVESDPSNPRSDSNSELEVDESADTSWSNVSGMALAGCPSAKDVAKIASQKSIDQPEYESEEEEEESSEEEEDVDPKIAAEKRVQRELKLLITKIKTFKDKAANAKKERHALREQIKQQQKLLKEEKKKFKGLQKEVDKMAKLMHEEEDEEETEEEEEEEEESEESDEESESEESENEEESESDDENAPVENRKNVLQGQVKKHEGRLATLKKGNYLLKATVDRLKDDLARQREESITLQEDLDSVLAELG
- the LOC105692338 gene encoding ABC transporter F family member 4-like isoform X3, coding for MDFWASITAERNDDVDFWHSVPKPVEAPICPPTSSEPPAPRKQSKITIIPSQPNNPQNQSTPPTNTRPRENGRHEAQTRPQLERQIRVEKSRSRADVVPLSKSESTTGAPTLSKSSSRAAIPPPPPPRPPPPPPARVILKDLPPLSDRQKKVLEALKSRPRKRPDWACMMKEVESERKLKHVVCNDRSAPILERVNKVAEDPAGNAHFVFESEKSNMHNKLLQQIQSGVKLKSVKTNDRSKPVLQGLRKFRRQMTIEEQIQKAEVAPVDEVVPDEMDDIDAVRDDLQSTKQMLALELRNKEAVERENKRLQARLLNLEVELERERSQKTVQEYKKQDEKLAESLRLEAQQARQDAERLEKEYAAVAEEKDKAKSELEEMKKMYAALERRMKAVVESDPSNPRSDSNSELEVDESADTSWSNVSGMALAGCPSAKDVAKIASQKSIDQPEYESEEEEEESSEEEEDVDPKIAAEKRVQRELKLLITKIKTFKDKAANAKKERHALREQIKQQQKLLKEEKKKFKGLQKEVDKMAKLMHEEEDEEETEEEEEEEEESEESDEESESEESENEEESESDDENAPVENRKNVLQGQVKKHEGRLATLKKGNYLLKATVDRLKDDLARQREESITLQEDLDSVLAELG
- the LOC105692338 gene encoding trichohyalin-like isoform X2; the protein is MPAPGGRQQQQQQQQQQQQPSQRTTFRPPWVKEGPNPLPMPAAPWTLNSRRESKTTSEEPPAFTKVTLKSVPKPVEAPICPPTSSEPPAPRKQSKITIIPSQPNNPQNQSTPPTNTRPRENGRHEAQTRPQLERQIRVEKSRSRADVVPLSKSESTTGAPTLSKSSSRAAIPPPPPPRPPPPPPARVILKDLPPLSDRQKKVLEALKSRPRKRPDWACMMKEVESERKLKHVVCNDRSAPILERVNKVAEDPAGNAHFVFESEKSNMHNKLLQQIQSGVKLKSVKTNDRSKPVLQGLRKFRRQMTIEEQIQKAEVAPVDEVVPDEMDDIDAVRDDLQSTKQMLALELRNKEAVERENKRLQARLLNLEVELERERSQKTVQEYKKQDEKLAESLRLEAQQARQDAERLEKEYAAVAEEKDKAKSELEEMKKMYAALERRMKAGMALAGCPSAKDVAKIASQKSIDQPEYESEEEEEESSEEEEDVDPKIAAEKRVQRELKLLITKIKTFKDKAANAKKERHALREQIKQQQKLLKEEKKKFKGLQKEVDKMAKLMHEEEDEEETEEEEEEEEESEESDEESESEESENEEESESDDENAPVENRKNVLQGQVKKHEGRLATLKKGNYLLKATVDRLKDDLARQREESITLQEDLDSVLAELG